Proteins found in one Coffea eugenioides isolate CCC68of chromosome 5, Ceug_1.0, whole genome shotgun sequence genomic segment:
- the LOC113772155 gene encoding serine/arginine-rich splicing factor SR34A-like — translation MRGIIDYTNYDDMKYAIRKLDDSLFRNQYSRAYIRVEEYDLRRSFSKSPSRSPGYSRSRSPGYSYSSRSRSASPRARYSRRSPSRSLSRSVSSGALSDSPRYVSRSPRKFRSPILSRRKYASRSPSLSRSRSRSISGSLSPVRSD, via the exons ATGAGAGGGATTATTGATTACACCAACTATGATGATATGAAGTACGCG ATACGGAAACTTGATGATTCTCTGTTTCGCAATCAGTATTCCCGGGCTTACATACGG GTGGAGGAGTACGATCTACGAAGAAGCTTCTCCAAAAGTCCTAGTAGGAGTCCTGGCTATTCAAGGAGTAGGAGTCCTGGCTATAGCTACAGCAGCAGGAGCAGGAG TGCTTCTCCAAGGGCCAGATACTCTCGTCGCTCTCCATCTAGATCTCTCTCAAGGTCTGTTTCATCAGGGGCTCTGTCTGACTCCCCTCGTTATGTTTCAAG ATCTCCAAGGAAATTTAGAAGCCCAATACTATCT CGCCGCAAATATGCAAGCAGAAGTCCAAGCCTTAGTAGGAGCCGCAGCAGGAGCATCTCTGGATCTCTATCTCCT GTGAGATCTGATTGA